In one window of Fimbriimonadia bacterium DNA:
- the selB gene encoding selenocysteine-specific translation elongation factor, whose protein sequence is MKPLIIGTAGHVDHGKSTLIKALTGIDPDRLREEQQRGMTIDLGFAWLDLPRSGRVGIVDVPGHERFLKNMLAGAGGVDLALLVVAADEGVMPQTREHLDILSLLDVHGVVVALTKCDLADGEMRALAAEDVRTLLEERKLPEPTIVETSAVTGSGLDELRETLDSALERMPARDTGAPARMPVDRVFTMTGFGTVVTGTLVAGTLAEGASYVLVPGSLDCRIRGLQVHGKKVSRAVAGQRVAANLTGVAKEKLHRGQMLSARGACEETLCCDALITLLRDAPPLKHGVRVRLHIGTAEVIARVALGSSMDEIGSGETGAVQLRCESPIACAKGDRFVLRRYSPGITIGGGQIVLPIAPRRKRAQIESEAFADALSASPEEAVLAALDSSASGLDFVQIGRLCGLQPAEARDIVERLGASGRVITLGERILTLRGWEALKEALVRPIRTYHASHTTTPMMPKATWAAATPIQDDPKALDAALARLSDDGLVVSSGAGVRLADFHVQVSEKQQALVDRVVKLLLDASFRVPTVSELPRVAGLPEPAINEVLRLARNLGRVVKVSDDLYYPVETVEEIKRLVREKVGCTGGLTVAAFRDLTQTSRKYAVPLVEYLDSIHFTRRVGDDRVLAD, encoded by the coding sequence TCAAAGCTCTAACAGGCATCGACCCCGACCGTCTGCGTGAAGAGCAGCAGCGTGGCATGACAATCGATCTCGGCTTCGCGTGGTTGGATCTTCCGCGCTCCGGACGTGTGGGCATCGTGGACGTGCCTGGGCACGAGAGATTCCTGAAGAACATGCTGGCAGGCGCGGGCGGTGTGGACCTCGCACTGTTAGTGGTTGCTGCGGACGAGGGTGTGATGCCACAGACACGAGAGCACCTCGACATTCTCAGTTTGCTCGACGTGCACGGAGTGGTCGTGGCGCTGACCAAGTGCGACCTGGCGGATGGGGAGATGCGAGCGCTAGCCGCCGAGGATGTTCGTACGCTGCTCGAGGAACGCAAGCTGCCTGAACCGACAATCGTGGAGACGTCTGCCGTCACGGGAAGCGGCTTGGACGAACTGCGCGAGACGCTGGACTCTGCATTGGAGCGCATGCCGGCCAGAGACACGGGCGCACCGGCGCGCATGCCAGTGGATCGTGTGTTCACCATGACAGGATTCGGAACGGTGGTGACAGGTACGCTGGTAGCTGGAACGTTGGCAGAGGGTGCCAGCTATGTGTTAGTCCCCGGCTCGCTGGATTGCCGCATACGCGGATTGCAGGTGCATGGAAAGAAAGTCTCCCGAGCAGTCGCAGGTCAGAGGGTGGCCGCGAACCTGACCGGCGTGGCGAAGGAGAAGTTGCATAGGGGTCAAATGTTGTCCGCGCGTGGCGCGTGCGAGGAGACACTCTGCTGCGACGCCTTGATCACGTTGCTGCGCGACGCCCCGCCACTCAAGCATGGGGTACGCGTTCGCCTGCACATCGGCACGGCGGAGGTGATCGCGCGGGTCGCACTGGGATCATCAATGGACGAGATCGGGAGCGGCGAGACTGGCGCCGTGCAACTGCGATGCGAGTCGCCGATCGCATGTGCGAAAGGGGACCGGTTCGTGTTACGTCGCTATTCGCCTGGGATCACCATCGGCGGAGGGCAGATCGTACTACCAATCGCACCTAGACGCAAGCGGGCACAGATCGAGTCGGAGGCGTTTGCAGACGCGTTGTCTGCATCGCCGGAAGAAGCAGTACTGGCAGCACTCGACTCGAGCGCATCCGGGCTGGATTTCGTGCAGATTGGGCGTCTGTGTGGCCTGCAGCCCGCCGAAGCCCGCGACATCGTAGAACGACTGGGTGCGTCCGGGCGGGTGATCACGCTAGGCGAGCGGATACTAACACTACGAGGCTGGGAGGCGTTGAAGGAGGCCCTTGTGCGGCCGATTCGCACTTACCATGCGAGTCACACGACTACGCCGATGATGCCGAAAGCGACATGGGCCGCCGCGACGCCGATACAAGACGACCCCAAGGCTCTGGACGCAGCGCTGGCTCGGCTCTCGGACGATGGTCTGGTCGTTAGTAGCGGCGCGGGCGTTAGACTCGCCGACTTCCACGTGCAGGTCTCGGAAAAACAGCAGGCTCTGGTGGACCGCGTGGTGAAACTGCTGCTGGACGCAAGCTTTCGCGTGCCGACGGTCAGTGAACTCCCGCGTGTTGCAGGACTGCCCGAACCTGCGATCAACGAGGTACTGCGCCTCGCACGCAATCTTGGTCGGGTGGTGAAGGTAAGCGATGATCTGTACTACCCGGTGGAGACGGTAGAGGAGATCAAGCGACTGGTACGTGAGAAGGTCGGCTGCACGGGCGGACTGACCGTTGCAGCGTTCAGGGACCTAACACAGACGTCTCGCAAGTACGCTGTGCCGCTGGTGGAGTACCTCGATTCGATCCACTTTACCCGCCGTGTCGGGGACGATAGGGTGCTCGCCGACTAG